The Sphingobium sp. JS3065 genomic sequence TGGAGAAGTTGGAGCTGGCCCACGCCAGCGATGCCGCCGAGCGCCAGCCCGCGATACCAGAACACGAAGCCCAGCATCATCGAGAAGATCGACACGTAAGCGAAGCCCGCCCAGGCGTGCCAACCAATGCCGCCCCAGGTCGTCGGCATCGTGACAAGCGCGATCACCGCCATGATCGGGAGGGCCACCAGCAGCGCCCAACTGATGACCTGCCAACCGCCAAGCCTGCGCGAGAGCGTTGCGCCTTCCGCATAGCCGAGACCGCACAGCAGGACCGAGGCAATCATCAGGAGATCGCCGGTGAGCGAGCCGCCCTCACTGCGATAAAGTGCGAAACCCGCAACGGTCGCGGCGCCCAACGTCGAGAACAACCAGAAGGCTGGCTTCGGTCGTTCGCCGCCTCGCAGCACTCCGAATATTGCCGTGGCAAGCGGCAACAAGCCGATGAAGACGATCGAGTGCGCCGCAGTGATGTGCTGGAGCGCGAGGGCCGTCAGGAGAGGAAAGCCCACCACGACTCCGATCGCGACGATGGCGAGCGACACCAAATCCTGACGGATAGGCTTAGGCTGGCGTAACGCGACCAGGAAAGCGGCACCGATCAGCGCGGCGGCGACGGCGCGCCCCGTCGTCAGAAACAGCGGCGTGAAGTCCGCCACGGCGACGCGCGTCGCCGGCAGCGACCCGCTGAATATGATGACCCCCAAGAGGCCGCTGCCCCAACCGGCCGTAGTCTTTTCCATGATACCTCGCTTTCCCACGGTCCGATAAAGCGAACAGGCTGGTCAAAACAGGAACAATTCCATACAAATATGAAAAACTGTATTGATAGATGAGCTAATACAATTGAAGGGGTAGATCATTGAGGCACCAGCGAGCCCGAACCCGGACAGAAGAACTGATGGATGCAATCCGGGCCAAGATCGCGAGTCGGGCGATCGGTGCCGGCGATCGTCTGCCATCCGTGCGCGGCTTTGCCGACACGATGAACGTTTCGCCTTCCACCGTGGTCGAAGCCTATGATCGGCTCACGGCTGAGGGCGTGATCCGAGCACGGCGCGGTTCGGGCTTCTATGTGACCGGCGCCAACATGCCGCCGATGTCGATCGGCGAGATGGGACCGCGCCGCGACCGCGCGGTGGACCCCTTTTGGGTGTCCCGCCAGTCGCTCGACGCCGACGCTTCTATGGAGAAGCCTGGATGCGGTTGGCTTCCTGCCGACTGGATGCCAAACGCGGCGTTGCGCCGAGGTCTGCGCTCGCTCGCTCGCGCCAGTGACTCGGTTTTGTCCGATTACGGCAGCACGCGCGGATCACTGGCATTGCGCCGGCTATTGCTCGGCCGCTTCGCGGAGGAGGGAATTGACGCGGGCGCGGATCAACTGCTGCTGACGGCATCGGGGACGCAAGCGATCGACCTCATCTGCCGGTTCCTGTTGCACCCTGGCGACACGGTGCTGGTCGACGATCCGGGCTACTTCAACTTCCAAGCGCTGCTACGCGCCCACCGCGTCGAGGTGGTCGGCATCCCCTATACGCCGGCGGGTCCGGACACGGCCGCGTTCGAGACCGCATTGAAGGCCCACCAGCCGCGGCTCTACATCACCAACTCAGCACTACATAACCCGACCGGCGCCAGCATGTCGCCGCAGACCGCACACCGACTATTGAGCGCCGCAGCCGTCCACGACCTGCTGATTGTCGAGGATGACATATTCGCTGACTTCGAGCCATCGCCGTCGCCGCGTCTTGCGGTGCTCGACGGGCTCGATCGCGTCATCCGAATTGGCAGCTTCTCCAAGACCCTCTCGGCATCGGTTCGATGCGGCTACATCGCGGCGCGCGCCGACTGGATCGAGGGACTGGTGGACCTTCAGGTTGCGACGAGTTTCGGCGGTCCCAGCCCCGTCGCGACCGAGCTGATCGCGGACGTGCTGGCGGGTGGCAGCTATCGCAAGCATATGGGCGAGCTGCGCCAGCGGCTAACCCGTGCCCGCGAAGAAACTGCCACTTGGCTTGCAGGGCTGGGGATAGTGCCGTGGATTATGCCGCGAGGAGGCTTCTACCTATGGTGCCGCCTGCCGGATGGCCATGACTCCGCCGACATCGCGCGGCGATGTATGGACGATGGCGTAGTTCTCGCGCCTGGGAATGTTTTCAGCCTATCACAATCCTCCGCACCGTTCCTCCGGTTCAATGTGGCGCAATCGAGCAATCAACGCGTGGAGCAGGCACTCAGAGCGGCCATGGGCCTCGGTGACCGTCAGATACGGGTGTCGTGACGCCCGGAGCGCTTTACTTGCGCGCAAGGCGGAGCACGACGGCGAAGTGCGGGGATCGGCGTCGCTCGTCGCTCCTATAGTAGTACAAACGGCGACACGTATTCGTTATGTTTATCCGGTGCGGGGCGCCATTCCTGAAAATCGTTGAGAGCGGCCATTACGGCGTGCACCGGTCCGGCGCCGGCCGGTCGAGATTCACGACGGTGATGATCGTCGATATCCGCGCAGTCGCCGATACGTTGCATGTCCTTGCCCGATCGAAGGTTCCGGCGGGCCATTCCTCCGGATATTCCGCATTGAAGGCCGGTTTGCCCGCTGCGACATAGGGGGCGTCGTCGGAACAGAAATTGCCCAGTACGCACCCCTCGAACAGCACTGCGTCGAACAGCGGAACGAGCTTCGCAGATGAACCGCTGGCGTTCTTCTGAACGGGTTTCAGCCCATATCCGCGTGCCCGGATCGACAGGGCGGTCACATAGTCGATCATATCCTGTTCGGTCAGGTTAAACCCCGTCGTCGCAGCGCCATCCTCAAAAGCGTCCATGACGTCGAATTCGACATAGTCGAACCCCTTGTCCCGGCACATGCGCAACCGGTCGTCCATGATCTCGATGAATTCGGGATAGCGGCGAATGTCGATATAGCGCTCCCCCGCAAAGCCCGGATAGCTGTTGCCCAACAGTCCGGAAATGGCAGTCAGGCGTGAATAGTCGGGCCGGTTGTTCTCGGCCGATCCGATATCGAGATAGCAGATCGTCCGGCTCCCCCGCGATTCCGCCAAAGCCACATAGGCCGCACTCGTATCGAAGCCGTCGACGTTGAGATAGGCGACTGCGGGTGGTGTCGCCGGCAATCCCTGACTCTGCAATATCCAGTCCCAACTGGAAAGCGGCGTCGGCGCCGGTGCCGGGGAGGGGGACGGGGTTGGCGACGGCGAAGGAGAGGGCGCCGGAGTCGGGGCCGGCGAACCGCTGTTCCCGTTCCCGCTTCCGCCGCTGCCGCCGCACGCGGCCAGAATCAGCGCTGCGATAGCAACGGCACTGGTTCGAGAGAGATTTTTGCGCGTCCGATGCACAAGCATCGTCCCTTCTTCCGGAACATCGATCCCGAATGACCCGGGCTGAGCGGCGATCGATGATGTCTTCCTTATATGAGATAACAATCCAGTCCGGCATATGGCGATAGGTATAAGTCATTTGCTATAAGTAATTCTCATTATATACTTAATGGATTGTGTATTTTACCATTTTTAGGGTTTTTTTGTGGAAGTAGATTCATTGAAGTTGACATATGAACGAGCATAACTGCACATTAACCATGGGTAAAAACTTCTTAAAACCGAGTCGCCCCATTACAATGCGCGGTGTGACTGTAGCCATATGCGGATTCTCCAATATTAGGGATCGCAGGGGTATTTGAGCCTGACAATGCTTATACCCTGATACAGCCTCATTGGCGCGGATAATGGATGGGATGAACCAGAACGGTACCGGCTTGTCGGCTGGATGCCGCTATGGAGTGATGACTTCCATTATCCTGTTTTCATGCGTGTTTGGGTTTTATTGAAAAAATAAAAGATATTCGGTCGCAAACTTGGGAAATGATCTTCAAATCCATAAGTTTGGGGTTTTGCCATGACCTTTGGCCACAGCGTCAATATCGACGGCTCTCTGGATGACTGGTTCGCGACCGACCGGATCGATGACAACAGCGCGCCGGGTTATCAGGTCTATGCGACCCTGGACAATGACGCCTTCGTCTTCGCCCTGACCGCGCCGGTCGCCATCGGAATGGACACCACCGTCTGGCTGAACACGGACGGAAAGACCGCCACGGGCTATCAGATATTCGGTTTCGCCGGCGGCGCGGAATATAACATCAATTTCGCGGCGGACGGATCGGTGAACCTCTACACCGGCGGGGCGGGCGAGACGCTGGTGCTGGGCGGGCTTCAGGCGGCCTGGTCGGCGGACCGCACTACGGTCGAATTCCGGCTGCCGACCTCCGCAGTGGGCAATCCGGCGGCGATGTACAGCTATTACGACATCAACAACCTGTCGAACAGCTTCATGCCGTCCAACTATCAGTCCGCGCCGTTCACGGTCTTCAACCAGACGAGCGCGACCCAGGCCCCGGACATGCGGATTGGCATCGTCTTTTCGCAGACGACGGCCGACGCCTATTTCAGCCCGACCGCCTATTCGCAGCTTTTCATGTCGGCCCAGTCGCAGGCGATCCAGGCGGGCATCCCCTTCGACATATTGACGGAGGCCGACCTTACCGACCTGAACAAGCTCTCCCTTTACGACGCGCTGGTGTTTCCGTCCTTCCGGAACGTGCCGGTCGACAAGGTGGAGGCGATCACCCACACGCTGGAGATGGCGAGCAAGCAATTGGGCATCGGCCTGATCACGGCGGGCGAGTTCATGACGAACCAGCCGCATGTTCAGGGCGGCACGATCGGCGGCGATCCGCTTCCGGGCGACCCCTATGCACAGATGAAGCTGCTGTTCGACGCCACGCGCGTCACCGGTGGCACCGGCAATGTGGTGGTGAACGCGACGGACCCGACCGGCCTTGTCCTCGACAATTATGCCAACGGGCAGCAGGTGAACAGCTATACTGGCGTCGGCTGGAACGCCTTCACCAGCGTCAGCGGCACCGGCCATCAGATCGCCACAGAGACCATCAATGGAGGATCGGTCTATTCAGCCGCGCTCGCCACCCAGACCGGCGCGGCGCGCAATGTCCTGTTCTCCAGCGAAGGCATCATGGCCGACGCCAATATGCTGCAACAGGCGATTTCCTATGCGGCCAATGGCACCGGCCTGTCGGTCGGCCTGCACCTGTCGCGCGATTCCGGCATCGTCGCCGCGCGTGTCGACATGGACCAGAGCCAGGAACTGGAGGACGTCAATCCCGCGGGCGCCACGCCGGGCATCTACGACAAGCTGCTGCCGATCCTGAGCCAGTGGAAGACGGATTATAATTTCGTCGGCAGCTTCTATCTGAATGTCGGCAACGGCACCAACGACACCGGCACCGACTGGGCCGTGTCGCTGCCCTATTACAAGGCGCTTCTCGACCTGGGCAATGAGATCGGCACGCACAGCCTGACGCATCCGGATAACACCAATCTGCTCAGCGCTTCGCAAATCCAGACCGAATTTCAGGACAGCACCACGATCCTCAACCAACAGATCAGCGCCTATCTCAACCAGCCGTTCCAGATCACCGGCGCCGCCGTGCCCGGCGCGCCGGAACTCCTGCCGGTGTCGCAGGAAATCCTGAAATATGTGACGGATTATCTGACCGGCGGCTATGCGGCGCAGGGGGCGGGTTATCCCAACGCCTTCGGCTATCTGACGCCCGCCGATCAGAGCAAGATCTATTTCGCGCCCAACACCTCCTTCGATTTCACGCTGATCGAATTTCAGAGAAAGACGGTGGCGGAGGCGACAGCCGCCTGGATCGGCGAATTCGACAAGCTGGTCGCCAATGCGGGGACGCCCGTCATCGTCTGGCCCTGGCATGATTATGGCGCGGCGGATTTCGTTTCGGGCAGTCCCACACTGGACAGCCCCTATGATATCTCGCTGTTCACCAGTTGGATTCAGCATGCCGTCGCGGCGAATATGGAGTTCGTCACGCTGGACGATCTGGCCGCGCGCATGACGGCGGTGAAGAATGCTACGATAACCTCGACCGTCCTGGGTAACAGCATCACCGCCAATATCACCGGGGCCAATGTCGGCAATCTCTCCCTGGACGTCGACCGGCAGGGTTCTCTGGTCATCCAGAATGTGACCGGCTGGTATGCCTATGACAGCGACAGCGTCTTCCTTCCCCAGAGCGGGGGACGCTTCAAGATCAACCTGGGGGCGGCGGCGGACGATGTGACGCACATCACCGACCTGCCGATGCGGGCCGTGCTGATGAGCGTCACGGGCGATGGCCACAATCTCGCCTTCTCGGTCCAGGGAGAGGGGAAGATTGTCATCGACATCGCCAATCCGGGCAGCGACGGCATCGTGGTCACCGGCGTAAACAGCTATACCCAGGTGGGCGAGATCGTGACGCTGGATCTGGGCGGCTATGGCCTGCACAATGTCACGCTGGAATATAAGAACCCGCCCGTGATCATATCCAATGGCGGCGGCGCGGCGGCGGCGCTTTCCATTGCGGAGAACAGCACGGCGGTCACCACCGTCGCCGCGACCGATGCGGATATCGGGACGGTGATCACCTATTCCATCTCCGGGGGGCTGGATGCCGCCAAATTCACGATCAACAGCGCGACGGGCGTCCTCGCTTTCGCGGCTGGGCCGAATTTCGAAGCGCCTGCCGATGCAGGCCCGAACAACATCTACGATGTCATCGTCCGCGCCTCCGACGGCACGCTGTTCGACGAGCAGGCGCTTGCCGTCACGGTCACCAATGTGAATGAGGCGCCCGTCATCACCTCCAACGGGGGCGGGGCGTCGGCAGCGATTTCCGTGCAGGAAAATACGACCGCGGTAACGACCGTGACGGCGACGGACGAGGATGCGGGGACGACGCTGGTCTATTCGATCGTGGGTGGGCCGGACCGCGCCATGTTCGCGATCGATCCCTCGACCGGGGCGCTCGCTTTCCTGACGCCGCCGAATTACGACATGCCGGGCGACGCGAACGGCAATAATGTCTATAGCCTCACCGTCCGGACATCCGACGGTACGCTGTTCGACGAACAGGCGATCAACGTCACCGTCACCAACGTCAATGAATCGGCGCCGGTCATCACGTCCGGCGGCGGCGGCGACACGGCGGCCATTTCCGTTTCCAGCGGCACAAGGCCGGTCATGAAGGTGACGGCAATCGATCCGGATGTGAATACGACGCTGGTCTATTCCATCTCCGGCGGGGTGGATGCCGGGAAATTCACGATCAACGCATCGACCGGCCAGCTCAATTTCCTGAACACGCCCAATTATCTGCTGCCGACCGACGCGGGCGCCAACAATGTCTATGACGTCGTCGTGCGAGCGTCGGACGGCGTGCTCTACGATGAACAGGCCGTCGCCGTGACCGTGACCATCCTCAACGCGCCGCCGATCATCCTTTCCAACGGCGGCGGAGCGTCGGCCACCATCCGCATGAGCGAAAACGGCACGGCAGTGACGATGGTCGTGGCGACGGACATCAATATCGGGCAAACCGTCACCTATTCGCTGGGGTCCGCCGTCGACGGCGCGCTCTTCTCCATCGATTCCCAGACGGGCGTCCTGACCTTCAAGGCGGCTCCGGATTATGAGGCGCCCGCCGACTCCAACCTGGACAACCGCTATCAGGTGCAGGTGCTGGCGACGGACAGTCTGGGCGCGCAGGACTTCCAGAATCTGACCATCGTCGTCAACAATGTCAAAGGCGTGTCGCTCAGCGCTTCCAGCGGTGGATCGACCCTGACCGGCGGCATGGAGGAAGATACGCTGAAGGGGGCGGGCGGCAACGACACCCTGATCGGCAATGGCGGGGCCGACATATTGACCGGCAATGGCGGCAACGACGCCATCGACGGCGGTGCAGGGGCGGATCGCATCACGGGCGGCGCTGGCGCCGATATGTTGACCGGCGGCGCCGATGCCGATCTGTTCATCTACACCGCGACGGGCAACAGCACGCCGGCCGTCATGGACCGGATCATGGATTTCGAGCACGGAGTCGACCGGATCGACCTGTCCGGGATCGACGCCATGTCCGCGCTGTTCGGGAACCAGGCTTTCAGCTTCATCGGCAACGCAGCCTTTTCCGGGGCGGGGCAGCTCCATTTCCATTCCGACGGCACGGACACTTTTATCGAAGCGAATGTGGACAATAATCCAGCGACCGTCGAATTCGCGATCAGGCTGATCGGGGTTCACAACCTGACCGCCGCCGACTTCATGCTTTAGCGATGGAGGGGATGGCGAAATGGCTGGCATCGGCTTCAGACTGGATCGGATAGCCCGGGAGGAAGGGCTTGGCGGGATCGCCAACGCCGCCTTCCACGGGGCCGTGGTCAGTTCCGGTCCCTGGCTGATGACCGCCTTTGCGGTGTTCCTGTTGCAGGGCTGGACGCGATCCGCGATGACCCCGGCGGACCATGTGATCGTGCAGACCAGCCTGGTCTATGCCTTCGGCGTCTCGACCGTCATCACCGCGCCGCTGGCGATGATCGCGACCCGCGTCGCGTCCGACCGCTTCTATCTGGAGGAGCGTGACGCCATTCCCTCGATTTTGATGGGGGCGCTGGTCTGGGCCACCATGGTTTCGCTGATCGCGGGCGATCTGCTGTTCGGCCTTGCCGCCGGGATGCGGCCCGACCAGTTCCTGCTGGCGACCGCGATTCTGACGCTGTTCGCGCAGATCTGGATCGCCAGCCCCTTCCTGCATGCGACATGGCGGCACCGGCCGATCTTCCTGGCCTATCTGGCGGGGATCGCCATAACGGCCTTTGCCCTGACGATCGTCCGGCCGACCGCGCCCGCGGCGGTGCTGGCCGCTATCGCCGCCGGGCTGCTGGTGACGCTGACCATGCTGATTTCCGCCATCAGGGATGATTTTCCCAACAGCCCCGCCTGGCGAACGAACTGGATCGGCCGGACGCCCGGCATACTGGCGCTGGGCGCGGCGGGGCTGACCAACGCGCTGGCCATCTGGATCGACAAATGGTTGCTCTGGTGGGCGCCGGGCAGCGTGCAGGCGGTCGGCGCGCTGCGCGTCAATCCCGTCAACGATCAGGCCAGCTTCCTTGGCCTGCTCACCATGATACCGGGCCTGACGCTGATATTGGTCACCACCGAGACCCGTTTCGACCGGGCTTTCGCGGCGCTGATGAGCCACTGCATGGGCACCGCCAACCTGCGCCGTATCGAAAAGGCGCGGCGGCAGGTCACCAGGACGATCAGGCTGGACCTGCGGCTGTTGATGGTCGAACAGGCGATCGTGGCGGGCTTCTGCTGGGTGCTGGCGCCGGAAATCATCCGCCTGCTGGACATGAATGCGCGCGGCATATTCGGTTTCCGGCTGACGGCGGTCGGCGTCGTCTTTCACCTCGTTGCCATCCAGATGAGCATCATCCTGTCCTATTATGACCTTGCCGGGCGGATCGTGGCGGTCTGGGGCAGCTTCCTGCTGGCCAGCGCGGCGGCGACCTTCCTGCTGCGCGACAGCGGTTTCGCGAGCTTCGGCTTCGGCTATCTGGTCGGCGCGGTCACGGCGGCGTCACTGGCGGTGGCGCTGGTCGCCCAGGCCACGGGCAAGCTCACCTATCTGCTCTTCGTCGGCAACAATCCGGCGGTGGTGGGTAATACGGGCCTTTGGGCGAGGTTCTGGCCATGAGCTTCACCGCCTTCCGCCGCCGCGACCTGCTGGCCCTCTCTTTCATGGTGTTCGGCCTGTCCGCCCGCGCCTTGCCGGAAATCGGCCATCCCGACGCCTGGGGCGTGGATTATGGCGAGGCGACCGACCCCGCCGTCGCCCGCAGCTTCGACCTTCTGGTGCTGGAGCCGGATTTCGCCCGTCCGCTGACCCCGCTTCGCGGTCCGGGCAGCCGGTTGCTGGGCTATATCAGCCTGGGCGAAATCAATGTCGCGCGGCCCTTCGCCGCCGACCTGGAAAAGGCGGGGGCGCTGCGGCAGGCCAATCCGAACTGGCCCCAGGCGCGCCTTGTCGACCTGCGCGATCCGGCCTGGACCAAGCTGGTGCTCGACCGCCTGATCCCCGCCATATTGCGCAAGGGCTATGACGGCATCTTCATGGACACGCTCGACAATGCGGAGGCGATGGAACGGCAGGACGCCGACCGGAACAAGGGCATGGTGGCGGGGGCCGCCCGGCTGGTGCAGGCCATCCGCAAGCGCTTTCCGGACATGGCGATCATGATGAACCGGGGCTATGCGCTGCTGCCGCAAGTGGCCGCGCAAATCGACCTCGTTCTGGCCGAGGCCATGGCGTCGCGCTGGAATTTCACGGACGGGCGCTATGAAATGACCTCCGCCGCC encodes the following:
- a CDS encoding endo alpha-1,4 polygalactosaminidase, with translation MLVHRTRKNLSRTSAVAIAALILAACGGSGGSGNGNSGSPAPTPAPSPSPSPTPSPSPAPAPTPLSSWDWILQSQGLPATPPAVAYLNVDGFDTSAAYVALAESRGSRTICYLDIGSAENNRPDYSRLTAISGLLGNSYPGFAGERYIDIRRYPEFIEIMDDRLRMCRDKGFDYVEFDVMDAFEDGAATTGFNLTEQDMIDYVTALSIRARGYGLKPVQKNASGSSAKLVPLFDAVLFEGCVLGNFCSDDAPYVAAGKPAFNAEYPEEWPAGTFDRARTCNVSATARISTIITVVNLDRPAPDRCTP
- a CDS encoding PLP-dependent aminotransferase family protein, which translates into the protein MDAIRAKIASRAIGAGDRLPSVRGFADTMNVSPSTVVEAYDRLTAEGVIRARRGSGFYVTGANMPPMSIGEMGPRRDRAVDPFWVSRQSLDADASMEKPGCGWLPADWMPNAALRRGLRSLARASDSVLSDYGSTRGSLALRRLLLGRFAEEGIDAGADQLLLTASGTQAIDLICRFLLHPGDTVLVDDPGYFNFQALLRAHRVEVVGIPYTPAGPDTAAFETALKAHQPRLYITNSALHNPTGASMSPQTAHRLLSAAAVHDLLIVEDDIFADFEPSPSPRLAVLDGLDRVIRIGSFSKTLSASVRCGYIAARADWIEGLVDLQVATSFGGPSPVATELIADVLAGGSYRKHMGELRQRLTRAREETATWLAGLGIVPWIMPRGGFYLWCRLPDGHDSADIARRCMDDGVVLAPGNVFSLSQSSAPFLRFNVAQSSNQRVEQALRAAMGLGDRQIRVS
- a CDS encoding DMT family transporter, with product MEKTTAGWGSGLLGVIIFSGSLPATRVAVADFTPLFLTTGRAVAAALIGAAFLVALRQPKPIRQDLVSLAIVAIGVVVGFPLLTALALQHITAAHSIVFIGLLPLATAIFGVLRGGERPKPAFWLFSTLGAATVAGFALYRSEGGSLTGDLLMIASVLLCGLGYAEGATLSRRLGGWQVISWALLVALPIMAVIALVTMPTTWGGIGWHAWAGFAYVSIFSMMLGFVFWYRGLALGGIAGVGQLQLLQPFFGLLLAGVVLGEPVAWTMIASTVIVILCVAGAKRFT
- the pelG gene encoding exopolysaccharide Pel transporter PelG, which translates into the protein MAGIGFRLDRIAREEGLGGIANAAFHGAVVSSGPWLMTAFAVFLLQGWTRSAMTPADHVIVQTSLVYAFGVSTVITAPLAMIATRVASDRFYLEERDAIPSILMGALVWATMVSLIAGDLLFGLAAGMRPDQFLLATAILTLFAQIWIASPFLHATWRHRPIFLAYLAGIAITAFALTIVRPTAPAAVLAAIAAGLLVTLTMLISAIRDDFPNSPAWRTNWIGRTPGILALGAAGLTNALAIWIDKWLLWWAPGSVQAVGALRVNPVNDQASFLGLLTMIPGLTLILVTTETRFDRAFAALMSHCMGTANLRRIEKARRQVTRTIRLDLRLLMVEQAIVAGFCWVLAPEIIRLLDMNARGIFGFRLTAVGVVFHLVAIQMSIILSYYDLAGRIVAVWGSFLLASAAATFLLRDSGFASFGFGYLVGAVTAASLAVALVAQATGKLTYLLFVGNNPAVVGNTGLWARFWP
- a CDS encoding endo alpha-1,4 polygalactosaminidase, which translates into the protein MSFTAFRRRDLLALSFMVFGLSARALPEIGHPDAWGVDYGEATDPAVARSFDLLVLEPDFARPLTPLRGPGSRLLGYISLGEINVARPFAADLEKAGALRQANPNWPQARLVDLRDPAWTKLVLDRLIPAILRKGYDGIFMDTLDNAEAMERQDADRNKGMVAGAARLVQAIRKRFPDMAIMMNRGYALLPQVAAQIDLVLAEAMASRWNFTDGRYEMTSAADWQWQADHLLAAKRINPRLGLATLDYWDMRDRATVASLYARERAAGFQPYVSTLALDRLIPEPHS
- a CDS encoding cadherin domain-containing protein, coding for MTFGHSVNIDGSLDDWFATDRIDDNSAPGYQVYATLDNDAFVFALTAPVAIGMDTTVWLNTDGKTATGYQIFGFAGGAEYNINFAADGSVNLYTGGAGETLVLGGLQAAWSADRTTVEFRLPTSAVGNPAAMYSYYDINNLSNSFMPSNYQSAPFTVFNQTSATQAPDMRIGIVFSQTTADAYFSPTAYSQLFMSAQSQAIQAGIPFDILTEADLTDLNKLSLYDALVFPSFRNVPVDKVEAITHTLEMASKQLGIGLITAGEFMTNQPHVQGGTIGGDPLPGDPYAQMKLLFDATRVTGGTGNVVVNATDPTGLVLDNYANGQQVNSYTGVGWNAFTSVSGTGHQIATETINGGSVYSAALATQTGAARNVLFSSEGIMADANMLQQAISYAANGTGLSVGLHLSRDSGIVAARVDMDQSQELEDVNPAGATPGIYDKLLPILSQWKTDYNFVGSFYLNVGNGTNDTGTDWAVSLPYYKALLDLGNEIGTHSLTHPDNTNLLSASQIQTEFQDSTTILNQQISAYLNQPFQITGAAVPGAPELLPVSQEILKYVTDYLTGGYAAQGAGYPNAFGYLTPADQSKIYFAPNTSFDFTLIEFQRKTVAEATAAWIGEFDKLVANAGTPVIVWPWHDYGAADFVSGSPTLDSPYDISLFTSWIQHAVAANMEFVTLDDLAARMTAVKNATITSTVLGNSITANITGANVGNLSLDVDRQGSLVIQNVTGWYAYDSDSVFLPQSGGRFKINLGAAADDVTHITDLPMRAVLMSVTGDGHNLAFSVQGEGKIVIDIANPGSDGIVVTGVNSYTQVGEIVTLDLGGYGLHNVTLEYKNPPVIISNGGGAAAALSIAENSTAVTTVAATDADIGTVITYSISGGLDAAKFTINSATGVLAFAAGPNFEAPADAGPNNIYDVIVRASDGTLFDEQALAVTVTNVNEAPVITSNGGGASAAISVQENTTAVTTVTATDEDAGTTLVYSIVGGPDRAMFAIDPSTGALAFLTPPNYDMPGDANGNNVYSLTVRTSDGTLFDEQAINVTVTNVNESAPVITSGGGGDTAAISVSSGTRPVMKVTAIDPDVNTTLVYSISGGVDAGKFTINASTGQLNFLNTPNYLLPTDAGANNVYDVVVRASDGVLYDEQAVAVTVTILNAPPIILSNGGGASATIRMSENGTAVTMVVATDINIGQTVTYSLGSAVDGALFSIDSQTGVLTFKAAPDYEAPADSNLDNRYQVQVLATDSLGAQDFQNLTIVVNNVKGVSLSASSGGSTLTGGMEEDTLKGAGGNDTLIGNGGADILTGNGGNDAIDGGAGADRITGGAGADMLTGGADADLFIYTATGNSTPAVMDRIMDFEHGVDRIDLSGIDAMSALFGNQAFSFIGNAAFSGAGQLHFHSDGTDTFIEANVDNNPATVEFAIRLIGVHNLTAADFML